Part of the Candidatus Eremiobacteraceae bacterium genome is shown below.
GACCGCTCCATACGACTCGAAGTTCGAGGGGTCCAGGCGGCAGCAGCGCGGCCGCGTCATCCGGGCGCTCGTCGATTCGCCCAGCGTGAGTCTCCTGCGCCTCGGTCCGCAGGTAAAAGAAGGCTTTGGCAAAAGCGACCTGCCGTGGCTGCACGACCTGCTGCGCGACCTCGAAGCCGACGGGCTCGTCGCGCTCAACCGGACTCGAACGCGCGTCGCCCTTCCCTGACCAAAGCTCAGCGCGACGCCGCCATACTCGAACGCCTGCGCCACGAATATGCACGGGCCGAGATCGCGCTCGACTTCGGCGACACGTTCCAGCTGCTCGTGGCCGTGATACTCTCCGCCCAGTGCACCGATGCACGTGTCAACATGGTGACGCCCGCGCTCTTCACGCGTTACCCGACCGCCGAAGCGATGGCCGCGGCGGAGCCGCACGACATCGAACCGCTCATCAAGACCTGCGGGCTCTTCACCACCAAAGCCAAGAACATCGTCGCGGCGAGCCGCATGATCGTCGAACACCACGGCGGCGAAGTGCCGCAGACGATGGACGAACTGCTCGAGCTGCCCGGCGTCGGGCGCAAGACGGCCAACGTCGTGCTGGCGGTCGCATTCGCACAAGAGGCCATCGCGGTGGACACACACGTCTTCCGCGTCGCCAACCGCACCGGCCTCACGCGAGCGCGCACGCCGGCGCAATCCGAACGCCAGCTCCAGAAAGTCGTGCCGAAGGCGTGGTGGTCGCGCGCGCACCAGTGGCTGATCCACCACGGCCGACAAGTGTGCCACGCGCGAAATCCGGAATGCGCTCGATGCGTGCTCGTGGATCTGTGTCCGAGCGCGAAGCGCTTCTTGAAGGCGGAAGCCGCGCGCGCT
Proteins encoded:
- the nth gene encoding endonuclease III, which codes for MAARPAARPRSRRARRAQPDSNARRPSLTKAQRDAAILERLRHEYARAEIALDFGDTFQLLVAVILSAQCTDARVNMVTPALFTRYPTAEAMAAAEPHDIEPLIKTCGLFTTKAKNIVAASRMIVEHHGGEVPQTMDELLELPGVGRKTANVVLAVAFAQEAIAVDTHVFRVANRTGLTRARTPAQSERQLQKVVPKAWWSRAHQWLIHHGRQVCHARNPECARCVLVDLCPSAKRFLKAEAARAQIKKRIVKG